Proteins from a genomic interval of Colletotrichum higginsianum IMI 349063 chromosome 6, whole genome shotgun sequence:
- a CDS encoding Duf341 family, whose amino-acid sequence MLRFLCLPGAYGSSDKFQVQLAPILKELTEDGTAQFHFIHGPCKAVPPAGFEDYFGAPPYYRFIEPDRDVEKSHSDDVLARIRDFPQCETAEDTMRDLMREGIATTHRSTDRAIKYLADIVAKRGPFDGIIGYSEGATVASTFMLYEQRRLKRSGIKPAFKYGIFFAGWPPVDPKTHALVLSDETDERIEARTLHIIGSLDPYVDGSMALYNMCDPDTAYLFDHAKGHTLPRDKDTIKELGDIIRETQTEMQEEGILTSS is encoded by the exons TTG CCCCCATTCTCAAGGAGCTCACCGAGGACGGCACCGCGCAGTTCCACTTCATCCACGGACCCTGCAAGGCCGTCCCGCCGGCCGGGTTCGAGGACTACTTTGGCGCGCCGCCGTACTACCGCTTCATCGAGCCCGACAGGGACGTCGAGAAGTCGCACAGCGACGACGTGCTCGCGCGCATCCGCGACTTCCCGCAGTgcgagacggccgaggacaCGATGCGCGACCTCATGCGCGAGGGCATCGCGACGACGCACCGCAGCACCGACCGCGCCATCAAGTacctcgccgacatcgtcgccAAGCGCGGGCCCTTTgacggcatcatcggctACTCCGAGggcgccaccgtcgcctCCACCTTTATGCTGTACGAGCAGCGCCGCCTCAAGCGCTCCGGCATCAAGCCGGCCTTCAAGTAcggcatcttcttcgccggcTGGCCCCCCGTCGACCCCAAGACCCACGCCCTCGTCCTGTccgacgagacggacgaACGGATCGAGGCGCGAACGCTGCACATTA TCGGATCTCTGGACCCGTACGTCGACGGCTCCATGGCGCTGTACAACATGTGCGACCCGGACACGGCGTACCTCTTCGACCACGCCAAGGGCCACACTCTGCCCCGTGACAAGGACACGATCAAGGAGCTGGGCGACATCATCCGCGAGACCCAGACCGAGATGCAGGAGGAAGGGATCCTGACGTCGTCATGA